A part of Cottoperca gobio chromosome 4, fCotGob3.1, whole genome shotgun sequence genomic DNA contains:
- the LOC115007037 gene encoding tripartite motif-containing protein 16-like — protein MAQKGVQLDRETFSCSICLDLLKDPVTTPCGHSYCKNCIQSFWDGEDEKRSHSCPQCRQTFTPRPVLVKSTMLAAVVEELKKTGLQAAPADHCYAGPEDVGCDVCTGRKLKAFKSCVQCVASYCEKHLQPHYDAAPLKKHKLVEPSQKLQENMCSRHDEVMKMFCRTDQQCICYLCSVDEHKGHDTVSAAAERTERQRELEGSRLNIHQRIQDGEKDVKLLQQKVEVINRSADRAVEDSEKMFTQLIRLMQKRSSDVKQQLRSQQESEVSRVKELQEKLEQEITELKRKDADLKQLAHTEDHNQFLHNYPSLSPLSESTLSSSINIPLRYFEEVTAAVSQVTDELQDVLREKWTNISQTGTEVDVLLSAEPKTRAGFLKYSRDITLDPNTAHTHLLLSEGGRKVTVMRQPQSYSHHTDRFTGYLQVLSRESLTGRSYWEVEWSGAAVCVAVAYKNISRAGGGHECGFGYNDKSWMLYCDNNRYIFCYNKVNTPVSGPASSRLGVYLDHRAGVLSFYSVSDTMTLLHRVHHTFSQPLYAGVWLYYYYGSTAEFCKLK, from the coding sequence atggcgcagaaaggagttcagctgGACCGCGAAACCTTCTcttgttccatctgtctggatctactgaaggatccggtgacgactccctgtggacacagctactgcaagaactgtattcaaagcttctgggatggagaggacgagaagagaagccacagctgccctcagtgcaggcagaccttcacaccgaggcctgtcctggtGAAGAGCACCATGTTAGCAGCtgtagtggaggagctgaagaagactggactccaagctgctcctgctgatcactgctatgctggacctgaagatgtgggatgtgatgtctgcactgggagaaaactgaaagccttcaagtcctgtgtgcagtgtgtggcctcttactgtgagaaacacctccagcCTCATTATGATGCggctccattaaagaaacacaagctggtggagccctcccagaagctccaggagaacatgtgctctcgtcacgatgaggtgatgaagatgttctgccgtactgatcagcagtgtatctgttatctctgctctgtggacgaacataaaggccacgacacagtctcagctgcagcagaaaggactgagaggcagagagagctcgaggggagtcgactaaacatccaccagagaatccaggacggagagaaagatgtgaagctgcttcagcagaaggtggaggtcatcaatcgctctgctgacagagcagtggaggacagtgagaagatgttcactcagctgatccgtctcatgcagaaaagaagctctgatgtgaagcagcagctcagatcgcagcaggaaagtgaagtgagtcgagtcaaagagcttcaggagaagctggagcaggagatcactgagctgaagaggaaagacgctgatctgaagcagctcgcacacacagaggaccacaaccagtttctacacaactacccctcactgtccccactcagtgagtctacactctcctccagcatcaacatccctctcagatactttgaggaagtgacagcggctgtgtcacaagtcacagatgaactccaggacgttctgagagagaagtggacaaacatctcacagactgggactgaagtggatgttttactgtcagcagagcccaagaccagagctggattcttaaagtattcacgtgacatcacactggatccaaacacagcacacacacatctgttatTATCTGAGGGGGGCAGAAAAGTGACAGTAATGAGACAACCTCAGTCTTATtctcatcacacagacagattcactgGATATCTTCAGGtgctgagtagagagagtctgactggacgtagttactgggaggtggagtgGAGCGGGGCAGCAGTTTGTGTAGCAGTCGcatacaagaacatcagcagagcagggggggggcaTGAATGTGGATTTGGATACAATGATAAATCCTGGATGTTATATTGTGACAATAacagatatatattttgttacaaCAAAGTCAACACTCCTGTCTCAGGTCCTGCGTCCTCCAGACTCGGagtgtacctggatcacagagcaggtgttctgtccttctacagcgtctctgacaccatgactctcctgcacagagtccaccacacattctctcagccgctctacgctggagtttggttatattattattatggatccactgctgagttctgtaaactcaagtag
- the LOC115007003 gene encoding uncharacterized protein LOC115007003 → MSGVHLAKESVDRFVSDTRPAGPRRPLVAGSVGPYGAFLLDGSEYTGDYAAEMSVEGFKVWHRPQIECLAAAGVDLVAFETIPSLKEAQALLELLREFPNTNAWLSFSCRDGQRISDGGAFKDAVQIVNRSTQLVAVGVNCCSPELLEPLLASAGSLRTDASWVVYPNSGEDWDSEHGWRTSEKAVRIHTCSQPHVDEARRRLLIGGLLAAIGPADIAELRREF, encoded by the exons ATGTCTGGAGTTCATCTCGCCAAAGAGTCCGTGGACAGATTCGTCTCCGACACTCGTCCAGCAG gacCGAGGCGTCCGCTGGTGGCCGGCTCTGTTGGACCGTACGGGGCCTTTCTGCTCGACGGCTCCGAGTACACCGGGGATTATGCAGCGGAGATGAGTGTTGAA gGTTTTAAAGTTTGGCATCGGCCTCAGATCGAATGCTTAGCGGCTGCAGGAGTCGACCTCGTCGCCTTTGAGACGATCCCGAGTCTGAAGGAGGCGCAGGCTCTGCTGGAGCTGCTCAGAGAGTTCCCCAACACCAACGCCTGGCTGTCCTTCTCCTGCAGG GATGGGCAGCGGATATCAGACGGCGGTGCGTTCAAAGACGCGGTGCAGATTGTGAACAGATCCACGCAGCTGGTTGCCGTCGGGGTGAACTGCTGCTCCCCGGAGCTGCTGGAGCCGCTGCTGGCCTCTGCAGGATCCCTGCGCACAGACGCCAGCTGGGTGGTGTACCCCAACAGTGGAGAGGACTGGGACTCTGAGCACGG GTGGCGAACGTCAGAGAAAGCAGTCCGCATCCATACCTGCTCTCAGCCACACGTGGATGAAGCAAGGCGCCGACTGTTGATCG gCGGTTTGCTTGCCGCCATCGGTCCCGCCGACATCGCAGAGTTAAGACGAGAGTTTTAA